One Globicephala melas chromosome 4, mGloMel1.2, whole genome shotgun sequence genomic window carries:
- the LOC115854916 gene encoding translation machinery-associated protein 7-like: MLGCEGGKKPLKQPKKQAKEMDEEDKAFKQKQKEEQKKFEELKAKASGKGPLATGGIKKSGKK, translated from the coding sequence ATGTTGGGCTGCGAAGGTGGCAAGAAGCCCCTGAAGCAGCCCAAGAAGCAAGCCAAGGAGATGGACGAGGAAGATAAGGCATTCAAGCAGAAACAGAAGGAGGAGCAAAAGAAATTTGAGGAGCTAAAAGCGAAGGCCTCGGGGAAAGGCCCCCTGGCCACAGGTGGAATTAAGAAATCTGGCAAAAAGTAA